Proteins from a single region of Pseudopedobacter saltans DSM 12145:
- a CDS encoding BT_3987 domain-containing protein, with the protein MKHQTRLYHYMCVAFCLIVLGCKYDTDIPNPELYAKVYMPQAAESYSKHILQIADTAQTIIFGAAYGGPDYPKEDIKVKFKVDNDKVAEFNQNNGTSYMVLPAQSYTIDKFETQINKGALNSAALKIKVKTKDVLTPFVQYLLPISVESISGDVPLNEKLRTSYFLVEAQKDGMTIRVMSYGIKSGTVDMDAVAAVVNGFNPDFLVIREIDSKTTRSSGRDLPKILSGLINMPNYVFAAAQPFQNGDYGTVVYSKFPIIDSVKYQLKSTATEKGPVAIIKVKLKNQYDMIFAGTHLNASVAIRDPQATELYDLLAAYTNVPVILAGNFNDKATTGTVYQKFSTQFSFPCVTCPSNYPKASPTGNSDMLMFKPSDKFRVLNYTLGATSTSDHLPAVADLQFFY; encoded by the coding sequence ATGAAACATCAAACGAGATTATATCATTATATGTGTGTTGCATTTTGTCTCATCGTATTGGGATGTAAATATGATACGGATATTCCAAATCCAGAGCTATATGCAAAAGTATATATGCCACAGGCAGCGGAGTCTTATTCCAAGCACATATTACAAATTGCAGACACCGCACAGACTATTATTTTTGGAGCTGCCTATGGCGGACCGGACTATCCGAAAGAGGATATTAAGGTTAAATTTAAAGTAGATAATGATAAAGTAGCTGAGTTTAATCAAAATAATGGAACCAGCTATATGGTATTGCCAGCACAAAGCTATACCATAGATAAATTTGAGACGCAAATAAATAAAGGGGCGTTGAACTCCGCAGCTCTTAAAATTAAAGTAAAAACCAAGGATGTACTCACTCCATTTGTACAGTATCTGCTACCTATTTCGGTAGAGAGTATCTCTGGAGATGTTCCTCTTAACGAAAAACTAAGAACATCTTATTTTTTAGTAGAAGCTCAAAAAGACGGTATGACAATCAGGGTGATGTCTTACGGTATAAAAAGTGGAACTGTAGATATGGACGCCGTTGCTGCAGTAGTTAATGGTTTTAATCCTGACTTCCTGGTTATCAGAGAAATTGATAGCAAGACAACCCGCAGTAGCGGAAGGGATCTTCCTAAAATACTTTCGGGGTTGATTAACATGCCAAATTATGTTTTCGCAGCTGCCCAGCCTTTTCAAAATGGGGACTACGGAACGGTTGTATATTCTAAATTTCCAATTATTGATAGCGTTAAATATCAGCTGAAATCCACCGCAACGGAAAAAGGACCTGTTGCTATTATAAAAGTAAAGTTGAAAAACCAATATGATATGATTTTTGCGGGAACGCATTTAAATGCCAGCGTAGCAATCAGAGATCCGCAGGCTACCGAGCTTTATGATTTATTGGCAGCCTATACAAATGTGCCTGTTATTTTAGCGGGTAACTTTAATGATAAAGCAACAACCGGAACCGTGTATCAGAAATTTTCAACGCAATTTAGTTTTCCATGTGTAACCTGTCCATCGAATTATCCTAAAGCATCGCCAACTGGTAATTCAGATATGCTGATGTTTAAGCCTTCAGACAAGTTTAGGGTATTGAACTATACATTGGGAGCGACTTCAACAAGTGATCATTTACCAGCAGTAGCCGATTTACAATTCTTTTACTAA
- a CDS encoding RagB/SusD family nutrient uptake outer membrane protein, with protein MNRKKHKILTFVFLIFLGLSSCQKGFLDQVPDDRLTIEQVFKRLQPSEEYLANVYSYIKDESYITNNAPWIGLSDEGDVTYDRPGYLTFLMNLGNWNPASGYYDNYYTDYYKGIRSATTYINNIGGNPQLDANKIVIRKAEARFVRAYLYFMLLRTWGPVTILSEDLIPGDLNPGDPLLTLPRNSYDECVDYIVNELDMASQDLPLHFTTQENLDYGRATKMACLALKSRVLLYAASPLFNGNTEYSGFRNLDGKNLISQQYDAQKWEKAAKAAKDIINMDILSLYKKNSGGTFSPLISYRDVFLDAWNGEWVFARILNNLSGYERALTPRLANGFCSTGPTQQMVDAYFMANGLKPITGYNSDGSPIINAASGYTETGFSTVQGVANTSNMYANREPRFYASVNYNNAPWINTSEGVKIIQTYNTGESGPAGSWDHSRTSYFGRKNVSPGSNPKTGVYDKRPYIMMRYAEILLNYIEALNEYDKDNTDILKYLNMIRERAGIPQYGQGANALPIPANQNAMREAIRAERRVELAFEHHRYFDTRRWKIAEQTDGGPMYGMNILENPPAFYKRVVFETRVFRKSFYFFPIPQTEINKNANMVQNPFW; from the coding sequence ATGAATAGAAAGAAACATAAAATATTAACTTTTGTCTTCCTGATATTTTTAGGCCTATCATCTTGTCAGAAAGGATTTTTAGATCAGGTGCCAGATGATAGATTAACCATCGAACAGGTGTTTAAGCGGTTACAACCATCAGAAGAATACCTTGCCAATGTCTACAGTTATATAAAAGACGAATCTTATATAACCAATAATGCACCGTGGATTGGTTTGTCTGATGAAGGGGACGTAACTTACGACAGGCCGGGATATCTTACCTTTTTAATGAATCTGGGTAACTGGAATCCAGCTTCGGGATATTATGACAATTATTATACTGATTATTATAAAGGTATCAGGTCAGCAACTACCTATATCAATAACATTGGCGGCAATCCACAATTAGATGCTAACAAAATAGTGATTCGTAAAGCAGAAGCCAGATTTGTAAGAGCATATTTATATTTCATGTTATTGCGTACCTGGGGACCTGTAACAATATTGAGTGAGGACCTTATTCCGGGAGACTTAAATCCAGGTGATCCTTTGCTTACTTTACCTAGAAACAGTTATGATGAATGTGTGGATTACATCGTGAACGAACTGGATATGGCATCGCAGGATTTACCATTGCATTTTACCACACAAGAGAATCTGGATTATGGAAGAGCCACTAAAATGGCTTGTTTAGCACTAAAAAGTAGAGTATTGCTTTATGCGGCCAGTCCGTTGTTTAATGGGAATACAGAATATTCAGGCTTCCGCAATTTAGACGGTAAAAATCTGATCAGTCAGCAATATGATGCTCAAAAATGGGAAAAGGCAGCGAAAGCCGCTAAAGATATTATTAATATGGATATCCTGTCGCTTTATAAAAAGAATAGCGGTGGAACGTTTAGTCCATTAATATCTTATCGCGATGTATTTCTGGATGCATGGAATGGCGAATGGGTATTTGCCCGCATTTTGAATAATCTAAGCGGTTATGAAAGGGCGCTGACACCAAGGCTGGCCAATGGTTTTTGTAGTACCGGACCTACCCAGCAAATGGTGGATGCCTATTTTATGGCTAACGGGTTAAAGCCAATTACAGGTTACAATTCGGATGGTTCCCCAATTATCAATGCTGCATCTGGTTATACAGAAACTGGTTTTTCTACCGTACAGGGAGTCGCTAATACTTCTAATATGTACGCAAATCGCGAACCTAGATTTTATGCAAGTGTAAATTATAATAATGCGCCATGGATTAATACCAGTGAAGGTGTAAAGATTATCCAGACTTATAATACCGGGGAGTCGGGCCCTGCCGGATCCTGGGATCATTCGAGAACCAGTTATTTTGGTAGAAAAAATGTATCTCCGGGTTCTAATCCAAAAACAGGTGTGTATGATAAAAGGCCATATATCATGATGCGTTATGCAGAGATTCTCTTGAATTATATAGAAGCGCTAAACGAATATGATAAGGATAATACTGATATTTTAAAATACCTGAACATGATTCGCGAGCGGGCAGGAATACCTCAATACGGTCAGGGCGCAAATGCGTTACCGATTCCTGCCAATCAGAATGCTATGAGGGAGGCAATTAGGGCGGAAAGAAGAGTAGAATTGGCTTTTGAGCATCACAGATATTTTGATACGAGAAGATGGAAGATTGCGGAACAAACAGATGGCGGACCAATGTATGGTATGAATATACTTGAAAATCCACCGGCGTTCTATAAAAGAGTCGTTTTTGAAACCCGTGTTTTCAGAAAAAGCTTTTACTTCTTTCCCATTCCTCAAACAGAAATCAATAAAAATGCAAATATGGTTCAGAATCCATTTTGGTAA
- a CDS encoding SusC/RagA family TonB-linked outer membrane protein: protein MKKSLLVNRVRLFTLTIMKLSTLVYIAICSLSTLTVANTKTYGQRTNSTNISMDLKRVTLAEALQKIADAAGKRIAYADNLLDKSKIVDFKTENNNLLESLENLLKPYNLTVTEVDNVLIVKRNRLTAAEALNLQQEKRRISGTVKDSLGAPLVGVAIKHKNNPSLGTSTDINGNFIIDVSENTVLVFSYIGFRDQEMAVKGKSVLNVKLQEADSFLEQVTVVGYGTQKKISLVGAQVTISPTELKLPVRNLTNSLGGRVAGVVSVQRSGEPGGDNADIWIRGISTFSSSMSKPLVLVDGVPRSFSDVDPEDIESFSVLKDASATAVYGVRGANGVIIINTKNGLPGKPKFNVRYNEAVTKFTKIPEFADGVTYMELSNEALTTRGYQPRYSAEAIEATRTQSDPYLYPNVNWYKEIFNDFGSNRTLNLNINGGNDLTTYYVSTSYFDEKGLYKTDDLAKYDAQVRFKRYNLTSNLTVKPFRRTTVKLGIQGYLANVNYPGSNSADIFEKAFFMTPILHPVKYEDGRVADAATSSVQNPWALLTQTGYANQWKNQLFSNLRVIQDLDFITKGLSVTGMFSFDAYNYVSLRRTKTPDTWLANGRDADGNLNLQLTRTGTEYLAYARNNNGSRTIYNEAAINYSRSFGKHDVGGMLLYNQSDEVNTQAATLEESLPFRFRGLAGRTTYAYKNKYFAELNFGYNGSENFLPSKRYGFFPSVGLAWVVSQEKFFEGLKDKVQLAKIRFSHGLVGNSNIGGRRFAYLGTVEQLGTSYQFGKSPTNYSGQDIGEYAVDVTWETSKKTNLGLDIWTLKNALNVQVDIFKEYREGSFLRRSSLPGYIGMRNNPYGNVGIIDNRGIEGSLTYSKKLTEDFSLQLMGNFSFNRNKIIEDDKPDPIYPWLATKGRKVGQRFGYIALGFFESNEEIANSPLQSGDVRPGDLKFKDLNGDGVINSYDYAPIGYGQVPEIIYGFGFTLGYKAFSISTLFQGVGNMDIWLNGEGLIPFQQGLSRGNMFNNVDNRWTIDNPNPSALYPRLSSGTINDNYTRSSWWIQNGRYLRLKTLQFSYKLPKQFVKRFNLQNADVFFQGVNLLTFSPFKLWDAELGDGSNSAYPGGARYPNTAAYSIGFNFNF from the coding sequence ATGAAAAAATCTCTATTAGTTAATAGAGTAAGACTTTTTACACTAACAATTATGAAACTCAGCACATTGGTATATATTGCCATTTGCTCTTTGTCTACCCTAACCGTGGCGAACACAAAAACCTATGGTCAAAGAACAAATAGTACCAATATCTCCATGGATTTGAAAAGGGTAACGCTTGCCGAAGCTCTGCAAAAAATAGCTGACGCGGCGGGGAAAAGAATAGCCTATGCCGACAATTTATTGGATAAAAGTAAGATTGTAGATTTTAAAACAGAAAACAACAATCTGTTAGAATCTTTGGAAAATCTATTAAAACCGTATAACCTGACGGTAACAGAAGTAGATAATGTTCTTATTGTAAAAAGGAATCGGCTTACTGCTGCTGAAGCTTTGAATTTACAACAGGAAAAGCGTAGAATAAGCGGAACCGTAAAAGATTCTTTAGGAGCACCTTTAGTTGGTGTGGCTATTAAGCATAAGAATAACCCGTCTTTGGGTACAAGTACAGATATTAATGGTAATTTCATTATAGATGTGTCCGAAAACACCGTGCTGGTTTTCAGTTATATAGGGTTTAGAGACCAGGAAATGGCAGTAAAAGGAAAAAGCGTTTTAAACGTGAAATTACAGGAAGCCGATTCATTTCTGGAACAAGTTACCGTAGTTGGTTACGGAACACAAAAGAAGATTAGCCTCGTGGGAGCACAGGTAACTATTAGTCCAACAGAGCTAAAACTACCTGTCCGCAATCTGACGAATTCTTTGGGCGGAAGGGTTGCCGGAGTAGTTTCGGTGCAGCGAAGTGGGGAGCCGGGTGGAGATAATGCAGACATCTGGATACGAGGTATCTCTACTTTTAGCAGCAGTATGAGCAAACCTTTGGTTTTGGTAGATGGCGTTCCTAGATCGTTTTCTGATGTTGACCCTGAGGATATCGAAAGTTTCTCTGTGCTTAAAGATGCATCTGCAACGGCGGTATACGGGGTACGTGGTGCAAACGGCGTAATTATCATTAATACCAAAAACGGTTTGCCCGGAAAGCCCAAGTTTAATGTAAGGTACAACGAGGCAGTAACAAAATTTACTAAAATACCCGAATTTGCTGATGGGGTTACCTATATGGAGCTATCCAACGAGGCATTAACAACCCGTGGTTATCAGCCAAGATATTCTGCTGAAGCTATAGAGGCAACAAGAACACAAAGCGACCCTTATTTATATCCCAATGTAAATTGGTATAAAGAGATATTTAATGATTTTGGGTCTAACAGAACTCTAAATCTTAATATAAACGGAGGAAATGATTTAACCACCTATTATGTTTCTACCAGTTATTTTGATGAAAAAGGTTTGTATAAAACAGACGATTTGGCAAAATACGATGCTCAGGTAAGATTTAAAAGATATAACTTAACTTCTAATCTTACAGTTAAGCCTTTTAGAAGAACTACTGTTAAGTTAGGAATACAAGGATATCTTGCTAATGTGAATTATCCAGGAAGTAATTCAGCAGACATTTTCGAGAAGGCCTTTTTTATGACACCTATTCTTCATCCCGTTAAATATGAAGATGGAAGAGTGGCAGATGCCGCAACTTCAAGTGTACAAAATCCATGGGCCTTATTAACACAAACAGGATATGCTAACCAATGGAAAAACCAGTTGTTTTCCAACTTGAGGGTGATTCAGGATTTGGATTTTATTACAAAAGGCCTGTCGGTTACTGGGATGTTTTCTTTCGATGCCTATAACTATGTGAGCCTAAGGAGAACTAAAACTCCGGATACTTGGTTAGCAAATGGACGGGATGCGGATGGTAATTTGAATTTACAGTTAACCAGAACTGGTACAGAATACTTGGCCTATGCCCGAAATAACAATGGGTCCAGAACTATATATAATGAAGCAGCTATTAATTACTCTCGTTCCTTTGGAAAGCATGATGTCGGAGGTATGTTATTATATAACCAAAGTGATGAGGTTAATACCCAGGCTGCTACTTTAGAAGAGTCATTGCCATTCCGTTTCAGAGGTTTGGCCGGGAGAACCACCTATGCATATAAAAATAAGTATTTTGCGGAATTAAATTTTGGTTATAATGGTTCGGAAAACTTTCTGCCGAGTAAGAGATATGGTTTTTTCCCATCCGTAGGGTTAGCCTGGGTGGTTTCTCAGGAGAAGTTCTTTGAGGGATTAAAAGATAAAGTTCAGCTGGCTAAAATTAGGTTTTCACATGGTTTAGTGGGGAACAGTAATATCGGAGGCAGAAGATTCGCCTATTTGGGAACGGTAGAACAACTAGGCACTTCGTATCAATTTGGAAAAAGCCCAACAAATTACTCAGGTCAGGATATAGGAGAGTATGCGGTTGATGTAACCTGGGAAACTTCTAAAAAGACAAATTTAGGTTTGGATATCTGGACACTTAAAAATGCCTTGAATGTACAGGTGGATATCTTTAAAGAATACCGAGAAGGAAGCTTCTTAAGACGTTCGTCTTTACCGGGATATATAGGTATGCGCAACAATCCATATGGAAACGTGGGAATAATAGATAACAGAGGTATAGAAGGATCTTTGACTTATTCCAAAAAGCTGACTGAGGATTTTTCATTGCAGCTGATGGGAAACTTCAGCTTTAACCGAAATAAAATTATTGAGGATGACAAACCAGACCCGATATATCCATGGTTAGCAACAAAAGGTAGAAAAGTAGGTCAGCGTTTTGGTTATATAGCTTTAGGTTTCTTTGAAAGCAATGAAGAGATTGCCAATAGCCCACTGCAATCGGGAGATGTCAGACCTGGAGACCTGAAGTTTAAGGACTTAAACGGTGACGGAGTAATTAATTCTTATGATTATGCTCCGATTGGATATGGTCAGGTACCGGAAATTATCTATGGTTTTGGATTTACCCTTGGTTATAAGGCATTCAGCATATCTACCCTTTTTCAGGGAGTAGGAAATATGGATATCTGGTTGAATGGGGAAGGATTAATACCTTTTCAGCAAGGTTTAAGCAGGGGAAATATGTTTAACAATGTGGATAACAGATGGACAATTGATAACCCGAATCCTAGTGCTTTATATCCAAGATTATCCAGTGGGACTATAAATGATAATTACACAAGAAGCTCCTGGTGGATACAAAATGGAAGATATCTGAGACTAAAGACGCTGCAATTCAGCTATAAACTACCTAAACAATTTGTAAAACGCTTTAATCTGCAAAATGCAGATGTGTTTTTTCAGGGAGTCAATTTGTTGACTTTTAGTCCATTTAAACTTTGGGATGCAGAGCTGGGTGACGGTAGTAATTCCGCCTATCCCGGCGGGGCAAGATATCCTAATACAGCAGCTTATAGTATCGGGTTTAATTTCAACTTTTAA